A genomic region of Halichondria panicea chromosome 5, odHalPani1.1, whole genome shotgun sequence contains the following coding sequences:
- the LOC135336506 gene encoding glycine amidinotransferase, mitochondrial-like isoform X2: MKVFKRGYCGMNDTAKTVAAAIFTHSNPQLKIQHSWQQPSRALSCVPNPTGPSVAAQVSLQPDTAAKPALHELQKFTYTSPVCSYNEWDLLEEVIVGRADGACVPEFSVEVRANTYDKHWPFFQQNGGKPFPKEHIEKAVQEIEELCFILEQEGVTVRRPELINYEDGYKTPDFESPCGLYAAMPRDILLIIGDEIIEAPMAWRSRFFEYRAYRPLIKEYFQKGAKWTTAPKPQMSDELYNHNYPMMTVEDRHELAKEGKFVTTEFEPCFDAADFIRAGKDIFVQRSQVTNYFGIEWMKRHLEGRYNIHLLSFKDPNPMHIDATFNIIGPGLVISNPERPCDQIDMFQRAGWKIVEAPKPLMPDHHPLWMSSKWLSINVLMLDPGRVLVDVHEEPTQKMFESLGIKCIKIAEAPKPLLPDPLWMPSKWLSMNVLMLDPGRVLVEAHEEPTQKMFESLGIKCIKVSIRHANSLGGGFHCWTCDVRRKGTLESYF, translated from the exons ATGAAAGTGTTCAAAAGAGGGTATTGTGGAATGAATGATACAGCa aaAACTGTAGCAGCAGCAATTTTTACACACTCTAATCCGCAATTAAAGATCCAGCACTCATGGCAACAGCCTTCTAGAGCACTGAGCTGTGTCCCTAACCCTACAGGACCAAGTGTTGCAGCTCAAGTATCTCTGCAACCTGACACTGCAGCCAAGCCTGCATTGCATGAATTACAGAAGTTCACGTACACGTCTCCAGTGTGTTCATACAACGAATGGGATTTACTGGAG GAAGTGATTGTCGGTAGAGCAGACGGAGCTTGTGTTCCTGAATTTTCCGTCGAAGTTAGAGCCAATACGTACGACAAACACTGGCCATTCTTTCAGCAAAATGGAGGAAAACCTTTCCCCAAAGAGCATATTGAGAAAGCAGTACAAGAGATTGAAGAATTGTGTTTCATTCTCGAGCAAGAAGGGGTCACCGTTAGAAGACCGGAACTTATCAACTATGAAGATGGCTACAAAACTCCCGATTTTGAGTCACCGTGTGGTTTGTATGCTGCTATGCCAAG GGACATCCTCCTGATTATCGGAGATGAGATAATAGAAGCACCGATGGCATGGCGATCGCGTTTCTTCGAGTACCGAGCGTACCGCCCACTCATAAAAGAGTATTTCCAGAAGGGGGCCAAATGGACTACAGCCCCAAAACCACAAATGAGCGATGAACTTTACAATCACAACTATCCAATGATGACAGTTGAAGATCGGCACGAGTTGGCAAAAGAAGGAAAGTTCGTTACCACAGAGTTTGAGCCGTGTTTCGACGCAGCTGATTTTATTCGTGCTGGAAAGGATATTTTTGTACAAAGAAGTCAG GTAACCAACTATTTTGGTATAGAATGGATGAAACGTCATTTAGAGGGACGCTACAATATTCACCTCCTCTCTTTCAAAGACCCGAACCCGATGCACATTGACGCTACGTTCAACATCATCGGGCCGGGACTGGTCATATCTAATCCCGAACGACCTTGTGATCAGATAGACATGTTTCAGAGAGCAGGCTGGAAA ATAGTGGAGGCCCCCAAGCCGCTAATGCCTGATCATCATCCTCTCTGGATGTCCTCCAAATGGCTATCAATAAATGTGCTGATGCTGGACCCGGGGAGAGTGCTGGTGGACGTACACGAGGAGCCAACACAGAAGATGTTTGAAAGCCTAGGCATAAAATGCATTAAG ATAGCGGAGGCCCCCAAGCCGCTATTGCCTGATCCTCTCTGGATGCCCTCCAAATGGCTATCAATGAATGTGCTGATGCTGGACCCGGGGAGAGTGCTGGTGGAGGCACACGAGGAGCCAACACAGAAGATGTTTGAAAGCTTAGGCATAAAATGCATTAAG GTCTCAATTCGCCATgccaactctctgggaggtgGCTTCCACTGCTGGACTTGCGACGTACGACGAAAGGGAACGCTAGAATCATACTTCTAA
- the LOC135336429 gene encoding adhesion G protein-coupled receptor L3-like isoform X2 has protein sequence MVLPLLVNGEISYTNPPNKLGAGTKANYTCIPGFLIDPENGHTRTCLTGGTWSGTNSSCRGQSRQLSGDLRLVDSSGQTEGCSGRLEVYYSGQWGTVCDDSFGPNATRVACRQLGFSTYTQFGTVGALGFSQPSSSTPIWVDELRCLGTESRLIDCPANAIGVEDCTHSEDVALICTESIERCSTLNDTKGEFSYSNDTDIGSVATLTCNNGYEDNNSPATCTPSAVWTTTPICTSLCMVLPLLVNGEISYTNPPNKLGAGTKANYTCIPGFLIDPENGHTRTCLTGGTWSGTNATCREFDGGCKVDFDLTWNIEWPNTPSGSTSTQQCPGGNSVTGQATRLCNSDGEWEDPNVLSCQQMEFIEIEFQISNLSDTLDSATIVKNTVVITQQLAMITVADTTPLLPSSLNTTNQVLTAVIKALEQVGNDAVTTETNKLIVDVFSNILERNNSITWMALQENTGGSQVLLSNAERFSVLLAHSQSGNDSTKPVRISRPNIAISAKLYDGSQMDELKNDLTFPQKEDLANYSISESAVVPAQISIPPGFLQERLSQQNGSRLPVTFILLQNLEAFLPSSARGLGDNTGSASVVISSQVGDRGLTGASVSLKESPILLNFSLQSVQVNESTVQYHCVFWNFSDPVGNGGWITDGVNTVGNALDRAGRSTVNCTSSHLTSFAVLFTAVRTNETRGDEFALELVSYIGCTISIISLLLAVIFYLVQGKTLFTSVHNFVHLNLCISLLLSYSVFVAGVSTAVGNTVGCAFVAALLHYLLLSSFCWMLCEGVMLYLMLVVVFSRLAKTWWFFLLLGYVTPIPIVAVTVGIRWQYYETLDVCWLPRTEGTIFGFIVPVLVIMVINFVFIVIALRVTLKNLKGRAVRTGMKDSQSGKQKSIARSILLATVVLLPLLGLTWLFGLLVIVATSPVFDWLFTILNSLQGLAILFFHVIRSDKVWSRIGPHFSSAMDLQEVEDESPPMQTIHFQFKFKGATVVVYPNAGVSTAEL, from the exons ATGGTGTTGCCCTTATTGGTTAATGGAGAGATTTCCTACACTAATCCCCCCAACAAACTAGGAGCTGGCACCAAAGCAAATTACACTTGCATCCCAGGATTCCTGATAGATCCTGAGAATGGACATACAAGAACATGTCTGACTGGTGGAACGTGGTCAGGCACGAATTCATCATGCCGCG GACAATCAAGACAATTAAgtggagacctgaggctggtagacAGCTCAGGCCAAACAGAAGGCtgctctggcagactggaggtctattacagtggacaatgggggacagtgtgtgatgacagCTTCGGCCCAAATGCTacaagagtggcttgtcgtcaactagggttctcaaCCTACACTCAATTCGGAACAGTTGGAGCGCTAGG tttctCTCAACCTTCATCATCCACTCCGATATGGGTGGACGAGCTTCGTTGCTtaggaactgagagcagactcattgATTGCCCTGCTAACgctatcggagttgaagattgcacccATTCAGAAGATGTGGCCTTAATCTGCACTGAAAGTATTGAAA GATGTTCGACACTGAATGATACAAAAGGAGAGTTTTCGTATAGTAATGATACAGACATTGGTAGTGTGGCCACTCTTACGTGTAATAACGGTTATGAAGATAACAACTCACCAGCTACTTGTACGCCATCTGCTGTCTGGACTACCACACcaatttgtacat CTCTCTGTATGGTGTTGCCCTTATTGGTTAATGGAGAGATTTCCTACACTAATCCCCCCAACAAACTAGGAGCTGGCACCAAAGCAAATTACACTTGCATCCCAGGATTCCTGATAGATCCTGAGAATGGACATACAAGAACATGTCTGACTGGTGGAACGTGGTCAGGCACGAACGCAACATGCCGCG AGTTCGATGGCGGCTGTAAAGTAGATTTTGATTTGACCTGGAATATAGAGTGGCCAAACACACCCAGCGGCTCAACTAGCACACAGCAATGTCCTGGAGGGAACTCTGTCACTG GCCAAGCAACAAGGCTCTGTAATAGTGACGGAGAATGGGAGGATCCGAATGTATTAAGTTGTCAGCAAATGGAGTTTATTGAAATAGAATTCCAG ATCTCTAATCTGTCTGACACCCTGGACTCTGCTACTATTGTAAAGAACACAGTAGTAATCACTCAGCAACTAGCAATGATCACTGTAGCTGATACCACTCCACTGCTGCCCTCCTCCCTCAACACGACTAATCAAGTGTTGACTGCTGTTATAAAAGCCCTGGAACAAGTGGGAAATGATGCAGTAACCACAGAAACCAACAAG CTTATTGTGGATGTCTTCAGTAATATCTTGGAGAGAAATAACTCAATAACTTGGATGGCTTTGCAAGAG AATACAGGAGGTAGTCAAGTGCTTCTCAGCAACGCAGAGAGGTTTAGTGTACTGCTGGCTCACTCTCAGAGTGGAAATGACTCAACCAAGCCTGTCAGAATATCAAGGCCCAATATTG CGATTTCTGCTAAGCTGTATGATGGATCTCAAATGGATGAGCTCAAGAATGACCTAACCTTCCCTCAAAAGGAAGATTTGGCGAACTATTCCATTTCTGAATCAGCGGTTGTTCCCGCTCAGATAAGTATTCCTCCAGGGTTTCTACAAGAAaggctgagtcagcaaaatg GTAGTAGACTACCGGTTACGTTCATCCTGCTTCAAAACCTAGAGGCTTTCCTTCCCTCCTCTGCTCGTGGACTAGGTGACAACACTGGAAGTGCTTCAGTAGTAATCTCGTCCCAGGTCGGAGATAGGGGCCTCACTGGTGCATCTGTGTCACTCAAAGAATCTCCGATCCTCTTAAATTTCAGTCTCCAATCTGTCCAA GTTAATGAAAGTACAGTTCAGTATCATTGCGTTTTCTGGAATTTCTCAGATCC TGTTGGTAACGGAGGATGGATTACTGATGGAGTGAACACTGTGGGGAATGCTTTAGACAGAGCAGGCAGGAGTACTGTCAATTGTACAAGTTCTCATCTAACCAGCTTTGCAGTACTCTTCACTGCTGTTAGAACG AATGAAACCAGAGGAGATGAATTTGCTCTTGAATTGGTGTCCTATATTGGCTGTACTATCTCTATCATCAGTCTTCTGCTTGCTGTCATCTTCTATCTTGTTCAAGG GAAGACGTTGTTTACTTCCGTCCACAACTTTGTTCATCTGAACCTCTGTATTTCACTGCTTCTATCCTATTCCGTTTTTGTTGCTGGAGTGAGTACTGCCGTCGGCAATACT gtTGGATGTGCGTTTGTTGCTGCTCTACTGCACTACTTGCTCCTGTCAAGTTTCTGCTGGAtgttgtgtgagggagtgATGCTCTACCTGATGTTGGTAGTGGTGTTCAGTCGGCTTGCAAAGACATGGTGGTTCTTTCTACTCCTCGGTTATG TGACTCCTATTCCAATAGTTGCTGTAACAGTGGGCATCAGGTGGCAGTACTATGAAACCCTTGATGT CTGTTGGCTGCCACGGACAGAAGGAACTATTTTCGGATTCATTGTGCCAGTTCTTGTCATTATGGTG ATTAATTTTGTATTCATTGTCATCGCCCTGAGGGTGACTCTGAAGAACCTGAAAGGAAGAGCTGTAAGGACAGGCATGAAAGACTCTCAGAGTGGAAAACAGAAAAGTATTGCAAG ATCCATTTTACTGGCCACTGTTGTCCTTCTTCCTCTCCTTGGTCTAACTTGGCTATTTGGTCTCCTCGTGATCGTTGCTACATCGCCTGTCTTTGATTGGCTCTTCACAATACTCAATTCACTCCAG GGCTTGGCTATACTATTCTTTCATGTGATCAGGAGTGATAAG GTGTGGAGTAGAATTGGTCCGCATTTCTCATCTGCTATGGACTTACAAGAAGTGGAAGATGAATCTCCTCCAATGCAAACAATTCATTTTCAGTTTAAATTTAAAGGAGCTACGGTAGTTGTCTACCCTAATGCTGGTGTATCTACTgcagaattataa
- the LOC135336429 gene encoding adhesion G protein-coupled receptor E5-like isoform X1, with product MQLYIGKLHVGSISYRMSNSSRMWVLRLICFEALLVGQVFSQELACERLTEGDLGTTDLSSTGLVAAAIITTVGDGIVVSTRLIPGSIHIVCEAQHEIRERYRYTSALFSYVCTTTGTMLERCDNTTVIRDQLTLICDARTWSLSSSLFSNPEFALTSNPSANSSTSLASTCSLCVPPDNPLVDFVGLAVSNVTHCVECNCTVGLGRCFGPDFNDQTCCNYFNESSCVESCPLGQVSGTNFVCGCSTLNDANGEFSYSNDTDIGSVATLTCNNGYEDNNSPATCTPSAVWTTTPICTSLCMVLPLLVNGEISYTNPPNKLGAGTKANYTCIPGFLIDPENGHTRTCLTGGTWSGTNSSCRGQSRQLSGDLRLVDSSGQTEGCSGRLEVYYSGQWGTVCDDSFGPNATRVACRQLGFSTYTQFGTVGALGFSQPSSSTPIWVDELRCLGTESRLIDCPANAIGVEDCTHSEDVALICTESIERCSTLNDTKGEFSYSNDTDIGSVATLTCNNGYEDNNSPATCTPSAVWTTTPICTSLCMVLPLLVNGEISYTNPPNKLGAGTKANYTCIPGFLIDPENGHTRTCLTGGTWSGTNATCREFDGGCKVDFDLTWNIEWPNTPSGSTSTQQCPGGNSVTGQATRLCNSDGEWEDPNVLSCQQMEFIEIEFQISNLSDTLDSATIVKNTVVITQQLAMITVADTTPLLPSSLNTTNQVLTAVIKALEQVGNDAVTTETNKLIVDVFSNILERNNSITWMALQENTGGSQVLLSNAERFSVLLAHSQSGNDSTKPVRISRPNIAISAKLYDGSQMDELKNDLTFPQKEDLANYSISESAVVPAQISIPPGFLQERLSQQNGSRLPVTFILLQNLEAFLPSSARGLGDNTGSASVVISSQVGDRGLTGASVSLKESPILLNFSLQSVQVNESTVQYHCVFWNFSDPVGNGGWITDGVNTVGNALDRAGRSTVNCTSSHLTSFAVLFTAVRTNETRGDEFALELVSYIGCTISIISLLLAVIFYLVQGKTLFTSVHNFVHLNLCISLLLSYSVFVAGVSTAVGNTVGCAFVAALLHYLLLSSFCWMLCEGVMLYLMLVVVFSRLAKTWWFFLLLGYVTPIPIVAVTVGIRWQYYETLDVCWLPRTEGTIFGFIVPVLVIMVINFVFIVIALRVTLKNLKGRAVRTGMKDSQSGKQKSIARSILLATVVLLPLLGLTWLFGLLVIVATSPVFDWLFTILNSLQGLAILFFHVIRSDKVWSRIGPHFSSAMDLQEVEDESPPMQTIHFQFKFKGATVVVYPNAGVSTAEL from the exons ATGCAGCTCTATATAGGAAAGCTGCATGTAGGGTCTATAAGCTATAGAATGTCTAACTCTAGTAGGATGTGGGTTCTTAGGCTCATTTGTTTTGAGGCCTTGCTTGTAGGCCAAGTCTTCTCTCAAGAATTAGCTTGTGAAAGATTGACTGAAGGAGACCTGGGAACCACGGACTTGTCCTCAACTGGTTTGGTGGCTGCCGCTATTATCACAACAGTTGGTGATGGCATTGTCGTCTCTACTCGTCTGATTCCTGGTAGCATACATATTGTGTGTGAAGCCCAGCACGAGATTCGAGAGAGATACAGATACACATCAGCTCTCTTTTCTTATGTCTGTACCACTACTGGTACCATGCTTGAACGCTGTGATAATACTACAGTCATCAGAGATCAACTAACTTTGATCTGTGACGCTCGTACCTGGTCTCTCTCTAGTTCTCTCTTCAGCAATCCTGAGTTTGCCCTAACATCAAATCCGTCGGCCAATTCGTCAACTTCACTAGCCTCTACTTGTTCATTGTGCGTCCCTCCAGACAATCCTTTGGTTGACTTTGTTGGCTTGGCGGTTTCAAACGTTACCCATTGTGTTG AATGTAACTGTACTGTTGGTCTTGGACGCTGTTTTGGCCCAGATTTTAATGACCAGACTTGTTGCAACTACTTTAACGAGAGTAGTTGTGTTGAAAGCTGCCCTCTAGGTCAAGTATCTGGTACCAACTTTGTATGTG GATGTTCGACACTGAATGATGCAAATGGAGAGTTTTCGTATAGTAATGATACAGACATTGGTAGTGTGGCCACTCTTACGTGTAATAACGGTTATGAAGATAACAACTCACCAGCTACTTGTACGCCATCTGCTGTCTGGACTACCACACcaatttgtacat CTCTCTGTATGGTGTTGCCCTTATTGGTTAATGGAGAGATTTCCTACACTAATCCCCCCAACAAACTAGGAGCTGGCACCAAAGCAAATTACACTTGCATCCCAGGATTCCTGATAGATCCTGAGAATGGACATACAAGAACATGTCTGACTGGTGGAACGTGGTCAGGCACGAATTCATCATGCCGCG GACAATCAAGACAATTAAgtggagacctgaggctggtagacAGCTCAGGCCAAACAGAAGGCtgctctggcagactggaggtctattacagtggacaatgggggacagtgtgtgatgacagCTTCGGCCCAAATGCTacaagagtggcttgtcgtcaactagggttctcaaCCTACACTCAATTCGGAACAGTTGGAGCGCTAGG tttctCTCAACCTTCATCATCCACTCCGATATGGGTGGACGAGCTTCGTTGCTtaggaactgagagcagactcattgATTGCCCTGCTAACgctatcggagttgaagattgcacccATTCAGAAGATGTGGCCTTAATCTGCACTGAAAGTATTGAAA GATGTTCGACACTGAATGATACAAAAGGAGAGTTTTCGTATAGTAATGATACAGACATTGGTAGTGTGGCCACTCTTACGTGTAATAACGGTTATGAAGATAACAACTCACCAGCTACTTGTACGCCATCTGCTGTCTGGACTACCACACcaatttgtacat CTCTCTGTATGGTGTTGCCCTTATTGGTTAATGGAGAGATTTCCTACACTAATCCCCCCAACAAACTAGGAGCTGGCACCAAAGCAAATTACACTTGCATCCCAGGATTCCTGATAGATCCTGAGAATGGACATACAAGAACATGTCTGACTGGTGGAACGTGGTCAGGCACGAACGCAACATGCCGCG AGTTCGATGGCGGCTGTAAAGTAGATTTTGATTTGACCTGGAATATAGAGTGGCCAAACACACCCAGCGGCTCAACTAGCACACAGCAATGTCCTGGAGGGAACTCTGTCACTG GCCAAGCAACAAGGCTCTGTAATAGTGACGGAGAATGGGAGGATCCGAATGTATTAAGTTGTCAGCAAATGGAGTTTATTGAAATAGAATTCCAG ATCTCTAATCTGTCTGACACCCTGGACTCTGCTACTATTGTAAAGAACACAGTAGTAATCACTCAGCAACTAGCAATGATCACTGTAGCTGATACCACTCCACTGCTGCCCTCCTCCCTCAACACGACTAATCAAGTGTTGACTGCTGTTATAAAAGCCCTGGAACAAGTGGGAAATGATGCAGTAACCACAGAAACCAACAAG CTTATTGTGGATGTCTTCAGTAATATCTTGGAGAGAAATAACTCAATAACTTGGATGGCTTTGCAAGAG AATACAGGAGGTAGTCAAGTGCTTCTCAGCAACGCAGAGAGGTTTAGTGTACTGCTGGCTCACTCTCAGAGTGGAAATGACTCAACCAAGCCTGTCAGAATATCAAGGCCCAATATTG CGATTTCTGCTAAGCTGTATGATGGATCTCAAATGGATGAGCTCAAGAATGACCTAACCTTCCCTCAAAAGGAAGATTTGGCGAACTATTCCATTTCTGAATCAGCGGTTGTTCCCGCTCAGATAAGTATTCCTCCAGGGTTTCTACAAGAAaggctgagtcagcaaaatg GTAGTAGACTACCGGTTACGTTCATCCTGCTTCAAAACCTAGAGGCTTTCCTTCCCTCCTCTGCTCGTGGACTAGGTGACAACACTGGAAGTGCTTCAGTAGTAATCTCGTCCCAGGTCGGAGATAGGGGCCTCACTGGTGCATCTGTGTCACTCAAAGAATCTCCGATCCTCTTAAATTTCAGTCTCCAATCTGTCCAA GTTAATGAAAGTACAGTTCAGTATCATTGCGTTTTCTGGAATTTCTCAGATCC TGTTGGTAACGGAGGATGGATTACTGATGGAGTGAACACTGTGGGGAATGCTTTAGACAGAGCAGGCAGGAGTACTGTCAATTGTACAAGTTCTCATCTAACCAGCTTTGCAGTACTCTTCACTGCTGTTAGAACG AATGAAACCAGAGGAGATGAATTTGCTCTTGAATTGGTGTCCTATATTGGCTGTACTATCTCTATCATCAGTCTTCTGCTTGCTGTCATCTTCTATCTTGTTCAAGG GAAGACGTTGTTTACTTCCGTCCACAACTTTGTTCATCTGAACCTCTGTATTTCACTGCTTCTATCCTATTCCGTTTTTGTTGCTGGAGTGAGTACTGCCGTCGGCAATACT gtTGGATGTGCGTTTGTTGCTGCTCTACTGCACTACTTGCTCCTGTCAAGTTTCTGCTGGAtgttgtgtgagggagtgATGCTCTACCTGATGTTGGTAGTGGTGTTCAGTCGGCTTGCAAAGACATGGTGGTTCTTTCTACTCCTCGGTTATG TGACTCCTATTCCAATAGTTGCTGTAACAGTGGGCATCAGGTGGCAGTACTATGAAACCCTTGATGT CTGTTGGCTGCCACGGACAGAAGGAACTATTTTCGGATTCATTGTGCCAGTTCTTGTCATTATGGTG ATTAATTTTGTATTCATTGTCATCGCCCTGAGGGTGACTCTGAAGAACCTGAAAGGAAGAGCTGTAAGGACAGGCATGAAAGACTCTCAGAGTGGAAAACAGAAAAGTATTGCAAG ATCCATTTTACTGGCCACTGTTGTCCTTCTTCCTCTCCTTGGTCTAACTTGGCTATTTGGTCTCCTCGTGATCGTTGCTACATCGCCTGTCTTTGATTGGCTCTTCACAATACTCAATTCACTCCAG GGCTTGGCTATACTATTCTTTCATGTGATCAGGAGTGATAAG GTGTGGAGTAGAATTGGTCCGCATTTCTCATCTGCTATGGACTTACAAGAAGTGGAAGATGAATCTCCTCCAATGCAAACAATTCATTTTCAGTTTAAATTTAAAGGAGCTACGGTAGTTGTCTACCCTAATGCTGGTGTATCTACTgcagaattataa
- the LOC135336315 gene encoding fibroblast growth factor receptor 2-like, producing the protein MCHQIALGMAYLAEQKFVHRDLAARNCMLDSGGGIRVGDFGLAEDVYASGYFRQNNRANAKVPYKWMALESLNDVIFTEKTDVWSYGVTVWEIFNRGRTPYPAVDPLSLIQLLEEGRRLERSLNAACATEISVVMRKCWREDPEERPTFSQLSSIVERLLTAIADYTELGMVLVDTSQEEEQLIPHHYGNLPLADPLTIENSAYCLEEDSQEKEKLNNVPTLTPTDEVPHHYDDLPSVTENSVVGKN; encoded by the exons ATGTGCCATCAAATTGCACTGGGAATGGCCTATTTGGCCGAGCAGAAATTTGTCCATCGAGACCTTGCAGccagaaactgcat GCTGGACTCGGGAGGGGGTATCAGGGTGGGGGACTTTGGTCTGGCTGAGGACGTCTATGCTAGCGGCTACTTCAGACAAAACAACAGAGCTAATGCGAAGGTCCCCTACAAATGGATGGCTTTGGAAAGTCTCAACGATGTCATCTTCACAGAGAAAACTGATgtg TGGTCGTatggtgtgactgtgtgggagATATTCAATAGAGGACGGACCCCCTACCCTGCCGTAGACCCACTGTCCCTCATCCAGCTGCTGGAGGAGGGGAGGAGACTAGAGAGATCTCTAAACGCAGCCTGTGCCACCGAGAT TTCTGTTGTGATGCGTAAGTGTTGGAGGGAGGACCCAGAGGAGAGGCCAACCTTCTCACAACTGTCCTCCATTGTGGAGAGGCTACTGACAGCCATCGCTGACTATACTGAGCTCGGTATGGTGCTAGTAGACACTAGTCAAGAGGAGGAGCAGCTCA TCCCTCATCACTATGGCAACCTTCCGTTAGCTGACCCTCTAACAATTGAGAATAGTGCCTACTGCCTCGAGGAGGACAGTCAAGAGAAAGAAAAGCTCA ATAATGTGCCCACGCTGACACCCACTGATGAAGTACCTCATCACTATGATGACCTTCCATCAGTAACTGAGAACAGTGTCGTAGGAAAGAATTGA